In Acetobacteroides hydrogenigenes, the DNA window CTTCGCGAAGGCGAATGCGGTGCTCGGTCATTGGTCCACCAAGGTTGGCAAGGTCGTGCTTCTTAGCGTCAATTAGGCGGTCGATACCGTAGAGCGCTAAGCGGCGGTAGTCGCCAATGATACGGCCACGGGCGTAGTTATCGGGTAGTCCGGTGAGGAATCCTAGGGAGCGGAAAAGGCGAATTTCGTCGGTATAGGCTTCGAAAACGCCATCGTTGTGGGTTTTCGCATAGTTGGTGAAGATATCTAAAACATGCTCATCAACCTCGACGCCGTGTTCGCTACATGCTTTTTCAACAACCTTAATGCCACCGTATGGCTTCATGGCGCGCTTAAGCAGCTCGTCGGTTTGTAGCCCTACAATAAGCTCGTTCTCCTTATCGATATAGCCAGCTTTGTGCGAGGTGATGCCCGACACTACCTTGTTATCGATTTTGCGAACGCCGTTGTTTTCACTTTCCTCCTTGAGGGCTTGCTTGCAGATGTCCCAAATTTTCTTGGTACGCTCGCTTGGTCCACAAAGGAAGGATGCATCTCCCTCATAAGGGGTAATGTTTTTGTTGACGAAATCTTTTACGTTGATCTCGTTTTGCCAAACCCCTTCGTTGAATTTGATGTTTTGATCCATTTTCTATTGTAAAGATTAATGTTTCCTGCTTAAAGGACATAACTCTCCCGTTCTAACTCGTCGTTAGGCACAAATTAGCCGCATTGATGAGATGTGTTAAGGCTTCAGTCAACCGTGTGAAAAGCGCCTTGTATTACAAGAGGATAGACCTACGGGATGCGGGTTGAACTAAAAAGTAACAAACCGTGCACAAAAGTAACGTCTTGTTTAGAATTATTCAAAAGAAGGATGGGCGGGCGGAGCTATATATGTTTGTTATTTGTTAACGAGCTTCAAACTAAGGGTTAGCCTATAATGCGAAAGGCCATCCCGCTAGGGACAGCCTTTCTAATGTATGGTGTGGCTTAATCTTATCTTCTTGATGCTTCTTTTTGGTAGTTGGTTTCGTCCTCGTCGTCGTAGATTTCGTCGTCGAACTCTTCGTCCTCCTCTTCGTCGTACTCGTCATCCTCAAAGTCTTCGTCGTCGAACTCCTCGTCGTCTTCTTCTCCATCATCGTAGAAGTCGGCGATAGATTCGCGCTTGTACTTTTGAAGATCGTACTCCTCTTCGAAATCATCGACATCGTATAGCTCTTTCTTTTCGTTTTTTGGCTTTTTGTCGGGAACTAGCTTTTTCCCTTTCTTAGAATCACCAGAGTCGAAAAAATCCTCTTTTGAGTTAGGTCGAAATTCTTTATTTGCTTTCATTTCGGAGCCGAATTAGTAAAATTACCGAATGGTACTAGTTTTTTGTTTTAGTTGTTAAACACTGTGGCAATTGCCATTACTTATGGTGCAATTTTAAAACTTTTTTTGGACTTTAGCATGGAGCGTAAAATATTTTGTTGCTTCTTTTTTATTTTTTGCCAGTAGGTTAAGCTTACCTTTGTATTGTATCAAAATAAAATGTGTAATGGATCTATTAAGTACTTCTTATTTTGCTCTATTCCTTATCATTGCTCTGGGCTTTATACTTGGCTCTATAAAACTGAAGGGTATTTCGTTAGATGTTTCGGCTGTAATATTTATTGCGCTGCTTTTTGGGCACTACGGAATTGTTATTCCTTCTGATATTCAAAACTTCGGGATGATCCTCTTTATTTTTACGATAGGCATACAGGCAGGGCCTGGTTTTGTTGACTCGTTTAAGAGTAAGGGACGCGATTTGGCAATCCTAACCATCTTTCTTATAGCTAGCGCAGGGGGAATAACCTACCTTCTTTCGATGCTTACCGGCTTAAACTCGGATATTTCAACGGGGCTTCTTTCGGGAGCGCTTACCAGCACGCCCGGTTTGGCGGCGGCTATTGAGAGTACGCATTCTACGGTGTCGTCTATTGGTTACGGTATTGCCTACCCGTTTGGGGTTATTGGGGTGATTCTTTTTGTGAAGCTTATGCCATATCTTTTGAGGGTAAACCTTAAAACGTTGGAGGAAAAACTCGAGAAGGAGCAGTTTAACGAGTTTCCATCGCTGCATGCGCGTGTGTTTAGGGTCGAGAACCAAAACGTTATTGGAAAGTCGCTGCAGGAGCTGCGTATCCGTACAATGACAGGAGCAAATATTGCGCGTATCCTTTGCAATAACGAAGCGGTGGTTGCTACGCGCAATACGGTGCTTAACGAGGGGGATATCATTAAGGCGGTGGGTACGCTCGATGCCCTTGATAGGGTACAGCTGCTAATAGGGCCTTCCGTTAATATGGAACTGTCGCCAAATAAGAACTACGTTCTTGAATCGTTGCTGGTAACCAACAAGAAGCTTATTAATACCACGCTAGGATCGCTTAACTTGTGGGGTAACTTCGATGTTACCGTTACCAGAATTCGCCGCTCGAGCGTTGAGATTACGCCTACACCCGATATACAGCTTAAGCTGGGCGATAAGCTGATGGTTGCCGGACACAAGGACGATATGGTGGAGGTTGCCAAGCTACTTGGTAACGACGCCAAGGCACTGTCATCAACCGATTTTTTCCCTATTGCAGCAGGAATTGTGCTGGGCGTTTTATGCGGAAAGATCAGCATCTCGATGGGGCCAAACTTTACCTTTACCCCAGGCTTAACCGGTGGAGTTCTTATGGTAGCCATCATTTTAAGCAGTATAGGGAAAACCGGTCCTATAATGTGGACAATGACGGGGTC includes these proteins:
- a CDS encoding aspartate:alanine exchanger family transporter, which produces MDLLSTSYFALFLIIALGFILGSIKLKGISLDVSAVIFIALLFGHYGIVIPSDIQNFGMILFIFTIGIQAGPGFVDSFKSKGRDLAILTIFLIASAGGITYLLSMLTGLNSDISTGLLSGALTSTPGLAAAIESTHSTVSSIGYGIAYPFGVIGVILFVKLMPYLLRVNLKTLEEKLEKEQFNEFPSLHARVFRVENQNVIGKSLQELRIRTMTGANIARILCNNEAVVATRNTVLNEGDIIKAVGTLDALDRVQLLIGPSVNMELSPNKNYVLESLLVTNKKLINTTLGSLNLWGNFDVTVTRIRRSSVEITPTPDIQLKLGDKLMVAGHKDDMVEVAKLLGNDAKALSSTDFFPIAAGIVLGVLCGKISISMGPNFTFTPGLTGGVLMVAIILSSIGKTGPIMWTMTGSANQLLRQLGLLLFLAGVGTSAGQHIVATFEQYGIMLFLVGAAITLIPMVIAALVGHYIFKMNIFYLLGTITGGMTSTPGLAATDSMTKTNIPTLAYATVYPIALVLLIIVIQILSYF